One window of Gilliamella sp. B3022 genomic DNA carries:
- a CDS encoding glycosyltransferase family 9 protein translates to MINKLMGCIKYLNRQRNLKIKPLKSAIKLYLLNRKKKERSLLTLEHYSSVAILMNDQGIGDAIVTSYLIESLRKNSFKVYVVVEKRIAFLFDEFITVDGILFYDRNKNITKIKEQLDNIKIDVVVDLVDKGPNSVRRSQIIKLINPLHTIGFNQEKYKLYDSSIDYHEYTSHITMRSQKVLELINIKTESIKYHLNIPANIEQEVKDYLNPLFTLGKKIIIFNPFGSNTARSFSNSQIEIILSFLAQLENYITIVVGESDKISRIKVPQNIIINQMSCFFNTVALVKYSDFVITVDTSIVHVASTYDKKMICIYNNRIIDSKFINNMVWGPNYANAIQIFTNENVKTGLGDLISNLDVNIILKQLNKELNK, encoded by the coding sequence ATGATAAATAAGTTAATGGGTTGTATTAAATATTTAAATAGACAAAGAAATTTAAAGATAAAACCATTAAAGTCAGCAATTAAACTATACTTATTGAACCGAAAAAAAAAAGAACGATCTTTATTAACACTTGAGCATTACTCTAGCGTTGCTATTCTTATGAATGATCAAGGTATTGGTGATGCAATCGTTACATCTTATTTAATTGAGTCTCTGAGAAAAAATAGTTTTAAAGTTTATGTTGTAGTAGAGAAAAGAATTGCATTTTTATTTGATGAATTCATAACTGTTGATGGTATCCTATTTTATGATAGGAATAAGAACATCACAAAGATAAAAGAACAGCTCGATAATATTAAAATTGATGTTGTTGTTGATCTTGTAGATAAGGGGCCAAATAGCGTTAGGCGTTCTCAAATAATCAAACTCATCAATCCATTACATACAATAGGGTTTAATCAAGAGAAATATAAATTGTACGATTCTTCTATCGATTATCATGAATATACTTCGCACATAACCATGCGGAGTCAGAAAGTGCTTGAATTGATAAATATTAAAACCGAAAGCATTAAATACCATCTTAATATTCCAGCCAATATTGAACAAGAAGTAAAAGATTATTTAAACCCACTTTTCACATTAGGGAAGAAAATCATTATTTTTAACCCTTTTGGATCCAATACTGCAAGAAGTTTTTCGAATTCCCAAATTGAAATAATTTTATCTTTTTTAGCACAATTAGAGAACTATATAACAATTGTAGTGGGTGAATCAGATAAAATTTCTCGAATAAAAGTTCCTCAAAATATTATTATCAACCAAATGTCTTGTTTTTTTAATACGGTGGCATTGGTTAAATATTCAGACTTTGTTATTACCGTTGATACCTCAATTGTCCATGTAGCATCAACGTATGATAAAAAAATGATTTGTATATACAATAATAGAATTATTGATAGCAAGTTTATAAATAATATGGTGTGGGGACCAAATTATGCTAATGCAATTCAAATTTTTACAAATGAAAACGTAAAAACAGGGCTTGGCGATTTAATATCAAACCTTGATGTTAATATTATTTTAAAACAATTGAATAAAGAGCTTAACAAATAA
- a CDS encoding glycosyltransferase family 9 protein: protein MKRKIQNLNWKRNLVTKKIKYLIYIKFISVIVLFLKKRKKIINDNTIKRVLVIRNDGIGDMIVTTPFIRYLSNAGYEVYVSSRKSSLDILDGNTNIAGCFLYYDKKLIDLIKSIRMIRKQKFDLAIDARFHRRLDLKHLFFCCLIKTDILLGYNKSNIKSFNISLPYYKINEHVTNQLKYYLDSLNIKYHLFDYEIYINPSKSQYISDFVNRYIGSSKLIVINPYGGSEYRCLSNSQLQGICDLFKSNYLDYKIVLIGKGNNFEKLLLPNTIKFNSTTIMDVIPLIKTAELVISVDTSVVHIASAFSTKCISIYMEPLAPNTNNLKAIYSRQFSNYKYRIQDLFLDGKYIKKNKPNLDAQINKDLWAPNDVNGKQIVFIANSIKSIETEKLVESIKKCI from the coding sequence ATGAAAAGAAAAATACAAAATTTGAATTGGAAACGTAATCTGGTGACTAAAAAAATCAAATATCTGATTTATATAAAATTTATTTCAGTTATTGTCTTGTTTTTGAAAAAACGAAAAAAAATAATCAATGACAATACAATAAAAAGAGTTCTTGTTATAAGAAATGATGGTATTGGTGATATGATTGTTACTACACCATTTATTCGTTATTTGTCCAACGCTGGATATGAAGTTTATGTTTCTTCTAGAAAAAGTAGCTTAGATATTCTTGATGGAAATACCAATATTGCTGGTTGTTTTTTATATTATGATAAAAAGCTAATTGATTTGATAAAATCAATTAGAATGATAAGAAAACAAAAATTTGATTTAGCGATAGATGCAAGGTTTCACCGAAGATTAGACTTAAAGCACTTATTTTTTTGCTGTTTAATTAAAACAGATATATTATTGGGTTATAATAAAAGTAATATCAAATCGTTCAATATCTCGTTACCTTATTATAAAATCAATGAACATGTAACAAATCAATTAAAATATTATTTAGACAGTCTTAATATTAAATACCATTTATTTGATTATGAAATTTATATCAATCCTTCTAAAAGTCAATACATTAGTGATTTTGTAAATCGTTATATTGGTTCCAGCAAATTAATTGTCATTAATCCTTATGGTGGTTCCGAATATCGTTGTTTATCAAATTCTCAACTGCAAGGAATATGTGATTTATTTAAAAGTAATTATCTTGATTATAAGATAGTGCTTATCGGAAAGGGTAACAACTTTGAAAAATTGTTATTGCCCAATACAATTAAATTCAATTCTACAACAATTATGGATGTGATTCCTTTAATTAAAACTGCAGAATTAGTGATTAGTGTTGATACGTCAGTTGTTCATATAGCTTCTGCATTTTCAACAAAGTGTATTTCTATATATATGGAACCTTTAGCTCCAAATACAAATAATTTGAAAGCTATCTATAGCAGACAATTCAGTAATTATAAATATCGAATACAAGATTTATTCCTTGATGGAAAATATATAAAGAAAAACAAGCCTAACCTTGATGCGCAAATTAATAAGGATTTATGGGCTCCAAATGATGTAAATGGTAAGCAGATCGTTTTTATTGCTAATAGCATTAAATCAATTGAAACAGAAAAATTAGTAGAATCGATAAAAAAATGTATCTAG
- a CDS encoding glycosyltransferase family 8 protein — MNNSFINIVYCTDSNYLEHVGVSITSILLNNKRHNIHFHVFLYDVSEEEKNKLQEISSSITLYSVSIDELNKYFDVQNDKIKHINRSMYIRLSVPRLLPKYVDKFIYLDADILCFGDISSILNVNIDSVVCAVTADSLDADNMLQNKKRLNLASEKYFNSGFLYINIQNWKKFDTENKANQILLSPQNYHLLYPDQDALNIVLQNQVSYIDVKWNYLFTWINNQEKETFFDNKKRLPCFIHFTGARKIWYQEHKGLAQNLYCFYRHFTPWSNCRLKSYKSKMRVNDYRIYAKSHLKDKNLMSSLKYYLLYFLYKLKGK; from the coding sequence ATGAATAATAGTTTTATTAATATTGTATATTGTACTGATTCAAACTATCTTGAACATGTTGGGGTATCTATAACCTCAATCCTACTTAATAATAAGCGCCATAATATTCATTTTCATGTTTTTTTGTATGATGTTTCAGAAGAAGAGAAAAACAAATTACAGGAAATCAGCAGTTCGATTACTCTTTATTCAGTTTCTATTGATGAGTTAAATAAATACTTCGATGTACAAAACGATAAAATAAAACATATCAATCGTTCAATGTATATTCGTTTATCCGTACCAAGATTATTGCCTAAATATGTTGATAAATTTATTTATTTAGACGCAGATATTTTATGCTTTGGTGATATTTCTTCAATTTTGAATGTTAATATTGATTCCGTGGTATGTGCTGTAACAGCCGACTCTTTAGATGCTGATAATATGTTACAAAATAAAAAACGCTTAAATCTAGCATCTGAGAAATATTTTAATTCCGGTTTTTTATACATAAATATCCAGAATTGGAAAAAATTTGATACCGAAAATAAAGCGAATCAAATATTACTATCACCTCAAAATTATCACTTATTATATCCTGATCAGGATGCGTTAAACATTGTTTTACAAAATCAAGTTTCTTATATTGATGTGAAATGGAATTATTTATTTACTTGGATAAATAATCAAGAAAAAGAAACTTTTTTTGATAATAAGAAAAGATTACCTTGTTTTATTCACTTTACTGGTGCAAGAAAGATTTGGTATCAAGAGCATAAAGGTCTAGCGCAAAATCTTTACTGCTTTTATAGGCATTTTACACCTTGGAGTAACTGTAGGTTAAAAAGTTATAAATCGAAAATGCGAGTCAATGATTATCGGATTTATGCAAAATCTCATCTTAAAGATAAAAATTTGATGAGTAGCTTAAAGTATTATTTGCTTTATTTTCTCTACAAATTGAAAGGTAAATAG
- a CDS encoding glycosyltransferase family 8 protein yields MLAENLFISKTTTLFNNSLTSLDTLHVALCFDDNYAMPAGIAMSSVILNNPNKNLVFHLFANNVSNEKILRFNQLNKENTSILCYEISNEFSINPDTLVLHVSASTCLRFVVPQILNKVTSRVLYLDCDVLCINNLDELVSIDLTNKFSAVVADIGKTQEKQCAACDIPYGDYFNAGMMYINTDMWVENNLTKKAFDMINSGKVYKFADQDVLNILMQGKTVFLPKHFNNITSLTVGGNEDNLIEANTVIIHYVTGNKPWYQLYITSLYQSYIASSPWANDKLLLANENAPSTTRRYAKLLASQHKYLAAVKYYLLYLKHKTTKKR; encoded by the coding sequence ATGTTAGCAGAAAATCTCTTTATCAGTAAGACTACAACATTATTTAATAATTCTCTGACCTCTTTAGATACCTTACACGTTGCACTTTGTTTTGATGATAATTATGCAATGCCCGCAGGTATCGCAATGTCCTCAGTGATATTAAATAATCCAAATAAAAATCTAGTTTTTCATTTGTTTGCCAATAATGTATCAAATGAAAAAATCTTGCGATTTAATCAATTAAATAAAGAAAATACTTCAATACTTTGTTATGAAATTAGCAATGAATTTTCAATAAATCCTGATACACTAGTTTTACATGTTTCTGCCTCGACGTGTCTTAGATTTGTTGTTCCACAGATCTTGAATAAAGTGACTTCTCGTGTTTTATATCTTGATTGTGATGTACTATGTATTAATAACCTCGATGAACTTGTTTCCATTGATTTAACAAATAAGTTTTCAGCTGTTGTAGCTGATATTGGCAAAACACAAGAAAAACAATGTGCAGCTTGCGATATTCCTTATGGAGATTATTTTAATGCAGGTATGATGTATATTAATACGGATATGTGGGTTGAAAATAACCTAACCAAAAAAGCTTTTGACATGATAAATAGTGGTAAAGTTTATAAATTTGCTGATCAAGATGTTCTCAACATCTTAATGCAAGGTAAAACAGTATTTTTACCCAAACATTTTAACAATATTACCTCACTTACTGTTGGAGGTAACGAAGATAATCTGATTGAAGCCAATACGGTTATTATTCATTATGTAACAGGTAATAAACCTTGGTATCAACTCTACATTACATCACTTTATCAATCCTATATAGCTTCATCACCTTGGGCGAACGATAAATTGTTACTCGCCAATGAAAATGCCCCATCAACAACAAGAAGATATGCAAAATTACTTGCTAGTCAACATAAGTATTTAGCCGCGGTTAAATATTATTTGCTTTACTTAAAACATAAAACCACTAAAAAACGTTAA
- a CDS encoding glycosyltransferase family 8 protein, translated as MIEVDNFITKKNELLSCSFACKQNVLHILLCFDDNYALSAGVDIISIIENNKKHQLHFHLFTHNLSKINRENIAKIKSDNSSITEYIINDQFNVDQKNTKQFPIAACMRLIAPEILKDITEKLLYIDSDTLCINSLNFINEIDLDDAIVAAVADVKYMQESQCSKYDIVKGTYFNSGVMLINIPQWCQENITTKTLTLLNNGETYQYPDQDVLNIVIGRKRIILEKQYNTLLALSINGNEDSNVSENTILIHYITKNKPWHQPYRSKLFDFYLDRSPWRQSPLPLYNRKKTSSIRAYSRLMFKQKNYLLGIKHYCIYLKTKFIQ; from the coding sequence GTGATTGAAGTTGATAACTTTATTACTAAAAAAAACGAATTATTATCATGTAGTTTTGCATGTAAACAAAATGTATTGCATATTCTATTATGTTTTGATGATAATTATGCTTTGTCGGCTGGTGTGGATATAATTTCTATAATTGAAAATAATAAAAAACATCAGCTTCATTTTCATCTGTTTACCCATAACTTATCAAAAATTAATAGGGAAAATATCGCTAAAATCAAATCTGATAATAGTTCAATAACTGAATATATCATTAATGATCAGTTTAATGTTGATCAAAAAAATACTAAACAGTTTCCTATTGCGGCTTGCATGCGATTAATTGCGCCAGAGATCTTAAAAGATATTACAGAAAAACTACTTTATATTGATAGTGATACCTTATGTATTAACAGTCTTAATTTTATAAATGAAATCGATTTAGATGATGCAATTGTTGCCGCTGTGGCCGATGTAAAATACATGCAAGAATCTCAATGTAGCAAATATGATATCGTTAAGGGAACATATTTTAATTCTGGAGTGATGTTGATAAATATACCGCAATGGTGTCAGGAAAATATCACAACCAAAACATTAACCTTATTGAATAATGGTGAGACATATCAATATCCTGATCAGGATGTATTAAATATTGTTATTGGTCGAAAAAGAATCATCTTAGAAAAACAATATAATACTCTTTTAGCCCTCTCGATAAATGGTAATGAGGACTCCAATGTTTCAGAAAATACCATTTTAATTCATTATATTACCAAAAATAAACCTTGGCATCAGCCTTACCGTTCGAAATTATTTGATTTTTATTTGGATAGATCTCCTTGGAGGCAATCTCCATTGCCTCTGTATAACCGAAAAAAAACTTCGTCAATACGCGCTTATTCTCGATTGATGTTTAAACAAAAAAACTATTTGTTAGGAATAAAGCATTATTGTATTTATTTAAAAACCAAATTCATTCAATAA
- a CDS encoding ATP-dependent DNA helicase, which yields MIDDFSESGLLAKAIDGFVAREPQRNMAIKVSESIKNNHSLVVEAGTGTGKTFAYLVPALRSEKKTILSTGSKNLQEQLFSKDLPIIKKALNYTGKISLLKGRANYLCLERLYHQYAGAGDLDKDLRVDLVRVKNWSIKTEDGDISKCTTVTEENPIWSMLTSTNDNCLGSDCEHYNDCYVVKARKRALNADVVVVNHHLFLADVVVKDTGFGELIPKADVMIFDEAHQLPDLACQYFGQQLTSRQLFELANEINLTYRTEVKDMVQLQQCADKLQKCTQDLRLLISQQSPKGNLRFLFNQETVKNELSYLVDALTFCREVVLLAVGRSSTLDNCFERINQYITLLNRLQKTNVTGFSYWYESTNHYFIFALTPLSVADKFTQLITERNGSWIFTSATLSVDNRLDYFTKRLGLDNVESLILESPFDYVNQTIMCVPRYIPSPNEQGNAKTLIDILLPVIEANKGRCFFLCTSYAMMNALAKQFRELTSLPVLVQGETSKVKLLDQFILKGNALLIATSSFWEGIDVRGDTLSCVIIDKLPFTSPDDPLMKARMEDCQMQGGDAFNDVQLPEAVITLKQGVGRLIRHHNDRGAIIICDNRLVMRSYGATFINSLPPSPRTRDVNKVINFLLAKSELQK from the coding sequence GTGATTGATGATTTTTCAGAAAGCGGTTTGCTGGCTAAAGCTATTGATGGATTTGTAGCACGAGAGCCTCAGCGCAATATGGCAATCAAAGTTTCTGAATCGATAAAAAATAACCATTCGCTTGTTGTTGAAGCTGGAACTGGAACAGGCAAAACATTTGCTTATTTAGTACCCGCTTTGCGTAGTGAGAAAAAAACAATTCTTTCAACAGGATCAAAAAATTTACAAGAACAACTTTTCAGTAAAGATTTACCCATTATAAAAAAAGCACTTAATTACACAGGTAAAATATCACTTCTTAAGGGGCGAGCAAATTACCTTTGTCTAGAACGGTTGTATCATCAATATGCAGGTGCAGGCGATCTTGATAAAGACTTACGCGTCGATCTTGTTCGAGTTAAAAATTGGTCAATAAAGACTGAAGATGGTGATATAAGTAAATGTACTACTGTTACCGAAGAAAACCCGATTTGGTCAATGTTAACCAGTACCAACGACAATTGTTTAGGCAGTGATTGCGAACATTACAATGATTGTTATGTTGTCAAAGCTCGCAAACGTGCCTTAAATGCGGATGTAGTGGTGGTAAATCATCATCTATTTTTGGCTGATGTAGTGGTAAAAGATACTGGTTTTGGGGAGCTTATCCCTAAAGCAGATGTTATGATTTTTGATGAAGCGCATCAACTACCCGATCTAGCTTGTCAGTACTTTGGTCAACAGTTAACTAGCCGTCAACTGTTCGAACTAGCTAATGAAATAAATCTAACTTATCGCACAGAAGTAAAAGATATGGTGCAATTACAGCAATGCGCTGATAAACTTCAAAAATGTACGCAAGATTTACGACTATTAATTAGCCAACAATCACCTAAAGGCAACTTACGTTTTTTATTCAATCAAGAAACAGTTAAAAATGAGTTATCTTATCTGGTTGATGCTTTAACTTTTTGTCGTGAAGTTGTGTTATTAGCCGTTGGGCGATCGTCAACGTTGGATAACTGTTTTGAAAGAATAAATCAATATATTACTCTTTTAAATCGATTACAAAAGACAAATGTAACGGGTTTTAGTTATTGGTATGAAAGTACTAATCACTATTTTATTTTTGCTTTAACTCCTTTATCGGTGGCAGATAAGTTTACTCAATTAATTACTGAACGTAATGGAAGTTGGATATTTACTTCTGCAACGTTATCTGTTGATAATCGATTAGACTATTTTACTAAACGTCTAGGTTTAGATAACGTAGAATCATTAATACTTGAAAGCCCATTTGATTATGTAAATCAAACTATTATGTGTGTACCACGTTATATTCCCTCACCCAATGAACAAGGTAATGCAAAGACATTAATCGATATTTTATTACCAGTTATAGAAGCGAATAAAGGACGTTGCTTCTTTTTATGCACTTCTTATGCAATGATGAACGCATTAGCCAAACAATTTCGAGAATTAACTTCTTTGCCGGTGTTGGTTCAAGGCGAAACCAGTAAAGTTAAATTGTTGGATCAATTTATCCTAAAAGGCAATGCATTACTGATTGCAACCAGTAGCTTTTGGGAAGGGATTGATGTTAGGGGAGATACCTTATCTTGTGTTATCATAGATAAGTTACCTTTTACGTCACCGGATGATCCTCTAATGAAAGCCCGTATGGAAGATTGTCAAATGCAAGGTGGTGATGCATTTAATGACGTACAACTACCTGAAGCCGTTATTACCCTAAAACAAGGTGTCGGACGTTTGATACGTCATCATAACGACAGAGGTGCAATTATAATTTGCGATAATCGATTAGTGATGCGATCTTATGGTGCAACATTTATTAATAGTTTGCCTCCTTCGCCAAGAACACGCGATGTAAATAAGGTAATAAATTTTTTATTAGCTAAAAGTGAATTACAAAAATAA
- the tsaB gene encoding tRNA (adenosine(37)-N6)-threonylcarbamoyltransferase complex dimerization subunit type 1 TsaB, with the protein MSTILAIDTTTEACSVALLYCNEITYDFKISARDHTKQILPMIDNLLKQSDCSLSQVDAVAFGAGPGSFTGVRIGIGIAQGLALGIDKPMIGVSTLMTLAQGVYRTKQVTNVIAAIDARMNEVYLGQYQYDNDHWQATIPECVITPEHVIEKVKDFCNNCYSAGTGWQTYPNMLENIHSSDIVLPHAQDLIVIAEKKWQQNEWVSVENADPTYLRNEVTWQKLPGR; encoded by the coding sequence ATGAGTACTATTTTAGCCATTGATACTACAACAGAGGCTTGCTCTGTTGCATTACTCTATTGTAATGAAATCACATACGATTTTAAAATATCTGCTCGAGATCATACTAAGCAGATTTTACCTATGATTGATAACCTTTTAAAACAATCAGATTGTTCACTTTCTCAGGTAGATGCGGTAGCCTTTGGTGCTGGTCCTGGTAGTTTTACTGGGGTTAGAATAGGTATAGGAATAGCACAGGGATTAGCACTTGGTATTGATAAACCTATGATAGGGGTTTCAACTTTGATGACTTTAGCTCAGGGGGTATATCGTACTAAGCAGGTAACGAATGTTATTGCTGCGATAGATGCCAGAATGAATGAAGTCTATTTAGGTCAATATCAATACGATAATGATCATTGGCAAGCAACTATTCCTGAGTGTGTCATTACTCCAGAACATGTTATAGAGAAAGTTAAAGATTTTTGTAATAATTGTTATAGTGCTGGTACTGGATGGCAAACTTATCCAAATATGCTAGAAAATATTCACTCAAGCGATATTGTGTTACCACATGCTCAGGATTTGATAGTCATAGCCGAAAAGAAGTGGCAGCAAAATGAGTGGGTTAGTGTTGAAAATGCTGATCCAACTTATTTACGTAATGAAGTGACATGGCAAAAACTGCCAGGTCGTTAA
- a CDS encoding GrxA family glutaredoxin, translating into MYTVIFGREGCPYCVRAKELAEKLSKERDDFSYRYVDINVEGITKEDLSRSVGKPVETVPQIFIDEKPIGGCTDFEAYAKEHLGLFRE; encoded by the coding sequence ATGTATACTGTAATTTTTGGTCGCGAAGGTTGTCCATATTGTGTACGAGCTAAAGAATTAGCCGAAAAACTGTCTAAAGAGCGTGATGACTTTTCTTACCGTTATGTAGATATTAATGTTGAAGGCATTACGAAAGAAGATCTATCTAGAAGTGTTGGCAAACCAGTAGAAACCGTTCCACAAATCTTTATCGATGAAAAGCCGATTGGTGGTTGTACAGATTTTGAAGCTTATGCTAAAGAGCATTTAGGACTTTTCAGAGAATAA
- a CDS encoding DUF2884 family protein, protein MLKKLLLMVIIFPTTLFAAQKECPVKPSYNIIVTRENVHIFDKKNDLMIKPNGEVIFNEKNLILQPSLEKQTQKFQANLRQQLPKLEQEALSILTEVKITFEKAIKNKLGNDNELHDELSKLYKRLVKLLHKSIMTESGNTQFYYQDFNNLKKDGEAIGKRIFYNVVGGSIINFDFFKNYGAIKQISKNEWKDQKPKLKAFDAHICSVITDIDDQYQLILTQLNQSTYK, encoded by the coding sequence ATGTTAAAGAAATTATTATTGATGGTCATCATTTTTCCCACTACATTGTTTGCTGCCCAAAAAGAGTGTCCGGTCAAGCCAAGTTATAACATCATAGTAACTAGAGAAAATGTGCATATTTTCGATAAAAAAAATGATTTAATGATTAAACCTAACGGTGAAGTTATATTTAATGAAAAAAATCTTATACTCCAACCATCATTAGAAAAACAAACACAAAAATTCCAGGCAAATTTACGACAGCAATTACCAAAATTGGAACAGGAAGCTTTGAGTATTTTAACCGAAGTTAAAATAACATTTGAAAAAGCCATAAAAAATAAATTAGGCAATGATAATGAATTGCATGATGAATTAAGTAAATTATATAAGAGATTAGTTAAATTACTTCACAAATCTATAATGACTGAAAGTGGCAATACTCAATTTTATTACCAAGATTTTAATAATTTAAAAAAAGATGGTGAAGCGATCGGTAAGCGTATTTTTTATAACGTAGTAGGGGGTAGCATCATCAACTTTGATTTTTTCAAAAATTATGGCGCAATAAAACAAATCTCGAAAAATGAATGGAAAGATCAGAAACCTAAACTAAAAGCTTTCGATGCTCATATTTGTTCCGTTATCACTGATATTGATGACCAATATCAGCTAATATTAACTCAACTTAATCAATCAACCTATAAGTGA
- the folD gene encoding bifunctional methylenetetrahydrofolate dehydrogenase/methenyltetrahydrofolate cyclohydrolase FolD — protein sequence MTANIIDGKLLAKQIRDDIASKVKQRIENGLSVPGLAVVQVGSDPASKIYVRNKQKACDDVGFASFSYDFPTSSTEELLTLIDELNQRADVHGILVQLPLPDNIDKTKVLERIHPSKDVDGFHPYNIGHLLQRDPLLRPCTPYGVIKMLESTGINLSGLNATVVGASSIVGRPMALELLLLGCTTTITHSRTVDLAKHISNADIVVAGVGIANYVKGEWIKPGAIVIDVGINRLPDGKLVGDVEFETAVERAGWISPVPGGVGPMTVAMLMSNTLEACEKFGK from the coding sequence ATGACAGCAAATATTATTGATGGAAAATTATTAGCCAAGCAAATCAGAGATGATATTGCTAGTAAGGTAAAACAACGAATTGAAAATGGTTTATCTGTTCCAGGACTTGCTGTCGTGCAGGTAGGCTCAGACCCAGCTTCAAAAATTTATGTTAGAAATAAGCAAAAAGCCTGTGATGATGTAGGATTTGCTTCTTTTTCTTATGATTTTCCCACTTCATCAACAGAAGAGTTATTAACTCTTATCGATGAACTTAATCAACGTGCCGATGTACATGGTATTTTAGTCCAGCTCCCTTTACCGGATAATATTGATAAAACTAAAGTCCTTGAGCGTATACATCCTAGTAAAGATGTTGATGGTTTTCATCCATACAATATTGGTCATTTATTACAACGAGATCCGCTGTTACGTCCATGTACTCCTTATGGAGTGATTAAAATGTTAGAGTCAACAGGCATTAATTTATCTGGATTAAATGCCACCGTTGTGGGAGCTTCAAGTATTGTTGGTCGCCCTATGGCCCTAGAGCTTCTATTATTAGGTTGCACTACAACTATAACTCATAGTCGTACCGTAGATTTAGCTAAACATATTAGTAATGCTGATATTGTTGTTGCCGGAGTTGGTATTGCTAATTATGTTAAAGGTGAATGGATTAAACCAGGTGCAATTGTGATTGATGTTGGTATTAATCGATTACCTGATGGTAAACTAGTAGGGGATGTTGAATTTGAAACCGCAGTTGAGCGCGCCGGTTGGATAAGTCCAGTTCCTGGTGGCGTTGGTCCCATGACTGTAGCAATGCTAATGAGTAATACGCTAGAAGCATGTGAAAAATTTGGCAAGTAA
- the ppiB gene encoding peptidylprolyl isomerase B codes for MIIFHTTLGDIKIETFEEKAPQTVKNFVEYCQEGFYNNTIFHRVINNFMIQGGGFEPGMKQKKTKTPIKNEADNNLKNNRGTLAMARTSDPHSATAQFFINVVDNDYLNYRSSDINGYGYCVFAQVVDGMDVVDKIKGVKTGRSGMHSDVPVEDVIIMSVTVE; via the coding sequence ATGATTATATTTCACACTACTTTAGGTGATATAAAAATTGAGACTTTTGAAGAAAAAGCGCCACAAACAGTTAAAAATTTTGTTGAATATTGCCAAGAAGGTTTCTACAACAATACAATCTTCCATCGTGTTATTAATAATTTTATGATTCAAGGCGGTGGTTTTGAGCCTGGTATGAAGCAGAAAAAAACCAAAACACCGATCAAAAATGAAGCGGATAATAATTTAAAAAATAATCGTGGAACATTGGCCATGGCTCGTACATCCGATCCTCATTCCGCTACTGCACAATTTTTTATTAATGTTGTTGATAATGATTATTTGAATTATCGTTCATCTGACATTAATGGATATGGTTATTGTGTTTTTGCTCAAGTCGTTGATGGTATGGACGTAGTTGATAAAATTAAAGGAGTAAAAACAGGACGTAGTGGTATGCATTCAGATGTGCCTGTTGAAGATGTAATCATTATGAGTGTAACGGTTGAATAA